One window of Streptomyces sp. NBC_00273 genomic DNA carries:
- a CDS encoding ATP-binding protein: protein MTLTGPGGMGKSRLALRVAAQVRRSFPDGAWLADLAAVEKEELLEHTVLAALEPGHDMGRHPLAALTDFLQGKRLLLVLDNCEHLLHGCALLVHALLASAPGLHVLTTSRQALGVAGEHLLTVSPLSAPNPDDPGEVATAGQSEALQLFADRAAASLGEHTLSELGRAAALICHRLDGIPLAVELAAARMRVLTCEQILDRLDDRFALLTGGSRAALPRQQTMRAAVDWSYDLCGPREQLLWARLSVFPSSFDLEAVERVCTAEGLAAEEALDAVTGLVDKSVLNREGDHLYARYRMLETLRQYGRERLGERGEVEAVRRRHRDHYRSQVLLAEAEWFTGRQTKWFARLHEERANLRSALDFCLSHSGEARAGLEMAGALWSHRLGSGSLEEERHWLARNLASDSTPSPARVKALWADGWLALLRGDTASAHARLAECHTLAESLGDALAKAHAEQFEGLIALFQDDFARAVPLLESALQQYRAHGDPGNTWSTLFLLGLSCCLSADPRTVTLCEEGLALCETHDAQWSRAFSLWISGLRLWLTGDVEQAVSALREGLGVARTTDNRLALAQCLEVLAWARAGGGHREEGAELLGAAQSVWHQVGATLPGVGRLLRHRTECEDLLLQALGHARFTARVRAGAAFTTEQAVARALGRPVPEPGTAQASASTLTPRETAVAQLVGQGLADKQIAAQLVISPRTAQGHVQRALAKLGFTSRTQIAVWVQEQTPHS from the coding sequence TTGACCCTGACCGGACCTGGCGGCATGGGAAAGAGCCGGCTTGCCCTGCGAGTCGCGGCGCAAGTGCGTCGTTCCTTCCCTGACGGGGCATGGCTGGCGGACCTGGCAGCAGTGGAGAAGGAGGAACTGCTCGAACACACTGTGCTCGCTGCGCTCGAACCGGGCCACGACATGGGGCGGCATCCGCTGGCCGCCCTCACCGATTTCCTGCAGGGCAAGCGGCTCCTGCTGGTGCTCGACAACTGTGAGCACCTGTTGCACGGCTGTGCGCTGCTGGTCCACGCATTGCTGGCATCAGCCCCGGGCCTGCACGTGCTCACCACCAGTCGGCAAGCCCTGGGCGTGGCCGGAGAGCACCTGCTGACGGTATCCCCTCTGTCTGCTCCGAATCCGGACGATCCCGGGGAGGTCGCAACGGCTGGCCAGAGTGAGGCGCTGCAGCTGTTCGCGGATCGGGCAGCTGCCAGTCTGGGCGAGCATACGCTGTCTGAGTTGGGTAGGGCGGCTGCTCTGATCTGTCATCGTCTTGACGGGATTCCCTTGGCTGTCGAGCTGGCCGCCGCCCGTATGCGGGTGCTGACCTGCGAGCAGATCCTGGACCGGCTGGATGACCGGTTCGCGTTGCTGACGGGTGGAAGCAGAGCCGCACTGCCTCGTCAGCAGACTATGCGCGCAGCGGTTGATTGGAGCTATGACCTGTGTGGGCCGCGGGAGCAGCTGCTGTGGGCCCGTTTGTCCGTCTTCCCCAGCAGTTTCGATCTTGAGGCGGTGGAGAGGGTGTGTACGGCCGAGGGTCTTGCCGCGGAAGAGGCGTTGGATGCCGTGACGGGCTTGGTGGACAAGTCGGTCCTGAACCGGGAGGGCGATCACCTGTACGCGCGCTACCGGATGCTGGAGACACTGCGTCAGTACGGTCGCGAAAGGCTTGGCGAGCGGGGCGAGGTAGAGGCGGTACGTCGCCGCCATCGCGACCATTACCGGAGCCAGGTCCTACTCGCCGAAGCTGAGTGGTTCACCGGGAGGCAGACCAAGTGGTTTGCCCGCCTGCACGAAGAACGGGCGAACCTGCGCTCCGCCCTCGACTTCTGCCTGTCTCATTCCGGTGAGGCCCGTGCAGGACTGGAGATGGCCGGGGCCCTGTGGAGCCACCGACTTGGTTCGGGGAGTCTGGAGGAGGAACGTCACTGGCTGGCCCGGAACCTGGCATCGGACAGCACGCCGAGCCCGGCAAGGGTGAAAGCCTTGTGGGCCGACGGATGGCTGGCTCTGCTGCGCGGAGACACCGCATCGGCGCACGCCCGGCTGGCGGAGTGCCACACCCTGGCCGAATCGCTCGGCGACGCGCTGGCGAAGGCGCACGCCGAGCAGTTCGAAGGCCTGATCGCCCTGTTCCAGGACGATTTCGCGCGTGCAGTGCCCCTTCTCGAATCGGCTCTTCAGCAGTATCGGGCTCACGGCGACCCGGGCAACACCTGGTCGACGCTGTTCCTCCTCGGCCTGTCCTGCTGCCTGTCCGCAGACCCGCGTACTGTCACCCTCTGCGAAGAGGGCCTGGCTCTGTGCGAGACGCACGATGCCCAGTGGTCCCGCGCCTTCTCACTGTGGATCTCAGGGCTCCGTCTCTGGCTGACGGGCGACGTCGAGCAGGCTGTCAGTGCTCTCCGGGAGGGTCTGGGCGTCGCCCGTACTACAGACAACCGTCTGGCCTTGGCTCAGTGCCTGGAGGTACTGGCGTGGGCCCGGGCAGGTGGCGGGCACCGTGAGGAAGGCGCCGAACTTCTGGGCGCGGCTCAGAGCGTCTGGCATCAGGTAGGCGCCACCCTGCCCGGAGTCGGGCGGCTATTGCGTCACCGCACCGAATGCGAAGACCTGCTCCTGCAAGCACTGGGCCATGCCCGCTTCACCGCCCGGGTTCGGGCAGGAGCCGCCTTCACCACCGAACAGGCCGTCGCCCGTGCCCTTGGCCGGCCAGTACCCGAACCCGGTACTGCCCAAGCGTCGGCCTCGACCCTCACTCCGCGGGAAACGGCCGTTGCCCAGCTAGTCGGGCAAGGGCTGGCGGACAAGCAGATAGCCGCTCAGCTGGTCATCTCCCCTCGCACGGCACAGGGGCATGTCCAGCGGGCCCTGGCCAAGCTCGGGTTCACCTCCCGCACCCAGATTGCCGTCTGGGTCCAGGAGCAGACGCCACACTCCTGA
- a CDS encoding RICIN domain-containing protein produces the protein MTASTPHGRGARRMTACLLVGLSLLAVAGSPLTAGTAFADDSTCEQTSVLACLDLSPVLLNAGAHLGLEDEGSSADGNGLFIREGSPTPGKWSFKPNDDGSFQIVNNRTGKCVESRQPHPATALFIPELWTCSGDATQKFYVHKDESRGNFRIRNVSNDKCLDAQRLTNERNSEGPMELYGCHTGGTGQTWLPSGNRAGSSPAQSAEALAGNTALGLAGVVAGIVADAARPPDPAAPVLDALATQYALKQFDSHSSVIKRATYAITDYKQKAARGPYKIVSVANDQTGNSPFCTNASGPSGGNMSCGMSWSQSEANTISYSHTVGVSAKVGAGKESPVQAEVAFSYQHTWGKSTTTTQTSGRDVRIDVPPGQTAWLARALAYKTVTGTWTITNDLGRTWTATGTATMPVEGVDGQYSNLIKCTTDSLDPGCMATLDGHDPSGQ, from the coding sequence ATGACTGCATCAACCCCACACGGTCGGGGGGCACGGCGGATGACAGCCTGCCTCCTCGTCGGCCTCAGCCTGCTCGCCGTCGCAGGTTCACCGCTCACCGCCGGAACGGCCTTCGCTGACGACTCGACGTGCGAGCAGACATCCGTCCTCGCATGCCTGGACCTGTCACCGGTGCTGTTGAACGCCGGCGCGCACTTGGGGCTGGAGGACGAAGGATCGTCGGCCGACGGCAACGGGCTCTTCATCAGGGAAGGCAGCCCCACACCAGGCAAGTGGAGCTTCAAGCCCAACGACGACGGTAGCTTCCAAATCGTCAACAACAGAACCGGAAAATGTGTCGAGTCCAGACAACCTCACCCGGCAACTGCCCTCTTCATTCCTGAGCTGTGGACCTGCTCCGGCGATGCCACGCAGAAGTTCTATGTGCATAAGGATGAAAGTCGCGGGAACTTCCGGATCCGCAATGTCAGCAATGACAAATGCCTGGATGCCCAGCGGCTGACCAACGAAAGAAATTCCGAAGGCCCTATGGAGCTCTACGGATGCCATACTGGTGGCACCGGCCAGACATGGCTCCCCTCGGGAAACCGAGCCGGCAGCAGCCCGGCACAGAGCGCCGAGGCGCTGGCTGGCAACACCGCGCTCGGCCTGGCCGGCGTCGTTGCGGGCATCGTCGCTGATGCAGCCAGGCCGCCGGACCCTGCGGCACCCGTCCTCGATGCTCTGGCCACCCAATATGCCTTGAAGCAGTTCGACTCACACTCCAGCGTCATCAAGAGAGCCACCTACGCCATCACCGACTACAAGCAGAAAGCCGCGCGCGGTCCCTACAAGATTGTTTCCGTGGCCAACGATCAGACCGGCAACAGTCCGTTCTGCACGAACGCCAGTGGCCCTTCAGGCGGAAACATGAGTTGCGGTATGAGCTGGTCGCAGTCCGAAGCGAACACGATCAGCTACTCGCACACCGTCGGAGTCAGCGCAAAGGTCGGAGCGGGGAAGGAGAGCCCCGTTCAGGCCGAGGTGGCCTTCTCATACCAGCACACCTGGGGTAAGAGCACTACCACCACGCAAACATCCGGCAGAGACGTCAGGATTGATGTGCCCCCCGGCCAGACGGCATGGCTTGCGCGGGCCCTGGCATACAAGACGGTGACCGGCACCTGGACGATCACCAACGATCTGGGGCGCACATGGACCGCCACGGGGACCGCCACCATGCCTGTGGAGGGCGTCGACGGCCAGTACAGCAACCTCATCAAATGCACTACAGACTCGCTGGATCCTGGTTGCATGGCCACCCTCGACGGTCATGATCCTTCCGGGCAATGA
- a CDS encoding excalibur calcium-binding domain-containing protein, which translates to MAVATLFIPPLGAALAFMARWDKAGKAVTVVLASVWFGVLLVAGANPKPAGVNTKPQPQAQPVVVVTVTAPAPAASAPVSASAAPTTPPPGSPPVSPPAAEALAPPAPAAPHGTAGAARRPQGEGVAEPGRQAVADDGKVRTSGSAPAVAGSSSRTSTGGSRSSGSGGGSSVSYRNCTAVRQAGAAPIRRGDPGFGTHLDRDGDGVACE; encoded by the coding sequence GTGGCCGTCGCGACGCTGTTCATTCCCCCGCTCGGCGCCGCGCTGGCGTTCATGGCGCGTTGGGACAAGGCCGGCAAGGCGGTGACGGTCGTGTTGGCGTCGGTCTGGTTCGGAGTGCTGCTGGTGGCCGGTGCCAATCCGAAACCCGCCGGCGTTAACACCAAGCCGCAACCTCAGGCGCAGCCGGTGGTCGTGGTCACGGTTACCGCCCCGGCCCCGGCGGCTTCCGCACCGGTCTCCGCGTCGGCTGCTCCGACGACGCCTCCCCCGGGGTCACCCCCGGTGTCGCCGCCGGCGGCGGAGGCGCTGGCGCCGCCGGCTCCTGCTGCGCCTCACGGGACAGCCGGTGCTGCCCGGCGGCCTCAGGGTGAGGGCGTGGCGGAGCCGGGGCGCCAGGCGGTGGCCGATGACGGCAAGGTCAGGACCTCCGGCAGCGCTCCTGCCGTCGCCGGATCCTCATCCCGCACCAGTACCGGCGGAAGCAGGAGCTCGGGCTCTGGGGGTGGGAGTTCGGTGTCGTACCGGAACTGCACCGCGGTCAGGCAGGCGGGAGCGGCTCCGATCCGGCGTGGCGATCCTGGCTTCGGGACGCATCTCGACCGTGATGGTGACGGTGTCGCCTGCGAGTGA
- a CDS encoding pyridoxal phosphate-dependent aminotransferase — MTRLPDFRLETYFSRWEFTARHHLTASDVQTMTLGELLSLADDKDREAFENLPLGYTETFGDPALREVIAQTYENAGAGDVICFAGAEEALYLAMNVLLDAGDHAVVVTPNYQAAETVPMALCEVTGVALDPDRNWALDLDEVAAALRPNTRVVSVNFPNNPTGKVIDAADFTALARLCDERGIHLFSDEVYRGLEHDAARILPQAADLSERALSLNVTSKSLGLPGLRIGWITCRDRDLRSRLERAKHYTTICNSAPSEVLARIALKARATLLDRNRARIAANLPMFESFFAEFADDFEWRAPDGGCVAYPRYLGAEGVEEFCTRLVEEAGVLLLPASIYHSELTATPTDRFRIGIGRHRPEEGLAAFAQWMRARR, encoded by the coding sequence ATGACCCGGCTGCCCGATTTCCGCCTGGAGACGTACTTCTCCCGCTGGGAGTTCACCGCCCGCCACCACCTGACCGCCTCCGACGTCCAGACCATGACGCTGGGCGAGCTCCTCTCGCTGGCCGACGACAAGGACCGTGAGGCCTTCGAGAACCTGCCCTTGGGATACACCGAAACCTTCGGCGACCCGGCCCTGCGCGAGGTGATCGCCCAGACGTACGAGAACGCCGGCGCGGGCGACGTGATCTGCTTCGCGGGAGCCGAGGAAGCCCTCTACCTGGCGATGAACGTCCTGCTCGACGCCGGGGACCACGCCGTGGTGGTGACCCCGAACTACCAGGCCGCCGAGACCGTGCCGATGGCGCTGTGCGAGGTCACCGGCGTGGCCCTCGACCCGGACCGCAACTGGGCCCTGGACCTCGACGAAGTGGCGGCGGCGCTCCGGCCGAACACCCGCGTCGTGTCGGTGAACTTCCCCAACAACCCCACCGGAAAGGTCATCGACGCGGCCGACTTCACCGCGCTCGCCCGCCTGTGCGACGAGCGTGGCATCCACCTCTTCAGCGACGAGGTCTACCGCGGCCTGGAACACGACGCCGCCCGCATCCTGCCGCAGGCTGCCGACCTCTCCGAGCGCGCACTGTCCCTGAACGTGACCTCCAAGTCCCTGGGACTGCCGGGGCTGCGCATCGGCTGGATCACCTGTCGCGACCGCGACCTGCGCTCGCGTCTGGAGCGCGCCAAGCACTACACCACCATCTGCAACTCCGCCCCCAGCGAGGTCCTGGCCCGCATCGCGCTCAAGGCCCGCGCCACGCTCCTGGACCGCAACCGGGCCCGGATCGCGGCGAACCTGCCGATGTTCGAGTCGTTCTTCGCCGAGTTCGCGGACGACTTCGAGTGGCGGGCCCCCGACGGCGGATGCGTCGCCTATCCCCGCTACCTTGGCGCCGAGGGGGTGGAGGAGTTCTGCACCCGCCTGGTGGAGGAAGCCGGCGTCCTGCTGCTGCCCGCCAGCATCTACCACTCCGAACTCACCGCCACCCCCACCGACCGGTTCCGCATCGGCATCGGCCGGCACCGCCCCGAGGAAGGCCTGGCAGCCTTCGCGCAGTGGATGCGGGCCCGACGATGA
- a CDS encoding arylsulfatase, with amino-acid sequence MAQSSWSEYRPGQRFPEVIGRTTDESSPAWPQPVRAVAGAPNVLFIVFDDTGFGQFGCYGSPIETPHLDALAAGGLLYSNMHTTALCSPSRSCIITGRNHHANGMAAITELATGYPGYNGQIPFENGFLSEMLLQHGYNTYMVGKWHLMPSEQESAAGPYDRWPLGRGFERFYGFLGGDTSQWYPDLVYDNHQVEPPATPQEGYHLTEDLVERAMSFIADAKQVAPDKPFFLNLCPGATHAPHHVPKEWADRYRGRFDDGWDTYREQTFARQKQLGVVPADARLSPRDPDVPTWESLSPEARRLAARMMEVYAGFLSHTDHHLGRLVDFLKETGEFDNTLIMVVSDNGASAEGGVTGTTNEVQFFNNAPETLEESLTQIDELGGPTTFNHYPWGWTWAGNTPFRRWKRETYRGGTSDPFLVHWPDGIRARGEIRDQFAHIVDMVPTVLEVLGIEAPATIRGVTQAPLHGVSFAHTFDDAGAASRHRTQYYEMLGHRAIDHDGWRAVCPWPGPSFAEAERPFGTPITMADLDDLDAHHWELYHVDEDIAETENLAQGHRSKLIEMITLWYVEAGKYNVMPIDGSVLQRIMTERPQITENRTSYTFRSGTQAVPAAVAPRVLNRPHSVTADVEIPPGGAQGVLLCQGTNAGGWSLYIKDGHLHYAHNYVQRALHHVVSAETVPEGRHALRFEFEPTGAPDIAHGMGAPGRAQLYIDGRLVGETDMPVTTPITFNPGGMACGANPGSAVTPHYQAPFRFTGTLRSVTVDLSGDLIVDAESEMRMHMARQ; translated from the coding sequence ATGGCGCAGTCGTCGTGGAGTGAGTACAGGCCGGGGCAGCGATTCCCGGAGGTGATCGGGCGGACGACCGATGAGTCGAGTCCTGCATGGCCGCAGCCGGTGCGGGCGGTGGCGGGTGCGCCGAATGTGCTGTTCATCGTGTTCGACGACACGGGGTTCGGGCAGTTCGGCTGTTATGGCAGTCCGATCGAGACGCCGCATCTGGACGCGCTGGCCGCGGGCGGGCTGCTGTACAGCAACATGCACACCACCGCACTGTGCTCGCCGTCGCGCTCCTGCATCATCACAGGCCGCAACCATCACGCCAACGGCATGGCCGCGATCACGGAGCTGGCCACCGGCTACCCGGGCTACAACGGGCAGATCCCGTTCGAGAACGGGTTCCTGTCGGAGATGCTGCTGCAGCACGGCTACAACACGTACATGGTCGGCAAGTGGCACCTGATGCCCTCGGAGCAGGAGTCGGCAGCGGGCCCGTACGACCGGTGGCCCCTGGGGCGGGGCTTCGAACGGTTCTACGGGTTCCTCGGCGGGGACACGAGCCAGTGGTATCCGGACCTGGTCTACGACAACCACCAGGTCGAGCCGCCGGCCACGCCGCAGGAGGGCTACCACCTGACGGAGGACCTGGTCGAGCGGGCGATGTCGTTCATCGCCGACGCCAAGCAGGTCGCCCCGGACAAGCCGTTCTTCCTGAACCTGTGCCCCGGTGCGACGCACGCCCCGCACCATGTGCCCAAGGAGTGGGCCGACCGCTACCGGGGACGGTTCGACGACGGCTGGGACACTTACCGCGAGCAGACCTTCGCCCGGCAGAAGCAGCTCGGCGTGGTGCCCGCCGACGCCCGCCTGTCCCCGCGCGATCCGGACGTGCCCACGTGGGAGTCACTGTCACCGGAGGCAAGGCGACTTGCCGCGCGGATGATGGAGGTCTACGCCGGGTTCCTCTCCCATACCGACCACCACCTCGGGCGGCTGGTGGACTTCCTGAAGGAGACCGGCGAGTTCGACAACACGCTGATCATGGTGGTCTCCGACAACGGCGCGAGCGCCGAGGGCGGGGTGACCGGAACCACCAACGAAGTGCAGTTCTTCAACAACGCGCCCGAGACGCTGGAGGAGAGCCTCACGCAGATCGACGAGCTCGGCGGCCCCACCACGTTCAACCACTACCCGTGGGGATGGACCTGGGCCGGCAACACGCCGTTCCGCCGGTGGAAGCGGGAGACCTACCGCGGCGGCACCAGCGACCCGTTCCTCGTCCACTGGCCGGACGGCATCCGGGCCCGCGGTGAGATCCGCGACCAGTTCGCGCACATCGTCGATATGGTGCCGACCGTCCTGGAGGTGCTCGGCATCGAGGCGCCCGCCACGATTCGGGGTGTCACCCAGGCGCCCCTGCACGGGGTCAGCTTCGCGCACACCTTCGACGACGCCGGTGCGGCGAGCCGCCACCGCACCCAGTACTACGAGATGCTCGGGCACCGGGCGATCGACCACGACGGATGGCGGGCGGTCTGCCCCTGGCCCGGCCCCTCCTTCGCCGAGGCCGAGCGGCCGTTCGGCACTCCGATCACGATGGCGGACCTCGACGACCTCGACGCCCACCACTGGGAGCTCTACCACGTCGACGAGGACATTGCCGAGACCGAGAACCTCGCCCAGGGGCACCGCAGCAAACTCATCGAGATGATCACGCTGTGGTACGTGGAGGCGGGCAAGTACAACGTGATGCCGATCGACGGAAGCGTCCTGCAGCGCATCATGACCGAGCGCCCGCAGATCACCGAGAACCGCACCAGCTACACCTTCCGCTCCGGCACCCAGGCCGTGCCCGCCGCAGTCGCCCCCCGGGTCCTCAACCGCCCCCACAGCGTCACCGCCGACGTCGAGATCCCGCCCGGCGGCGCGCAAGGCGTCCTGCTCTGCCAAGGCACCAACGCCGGCGGCTGGTCCCTCTACATCAAGGACGGCCACCTCCACTACGCCCACAACTACGTCCAACGGGCCCTGCACCACGTCGTCTCCGCCGAAACCGTGCCCGAGGGGCGGCACGCGCTGCGCTTCGAGTTCGAGCCCACCGGCGCCCCCGACATCGCCCACGGCATGGGCGCACCCGGCCGAGCCCAGCTCTACATCGACGGTCGCCTCGTCGGTGAGACCGATATGCCGGTCACCACCCCGATCACGTTCAATCCGGGCGGCATGGCCTGCGGCGCCAACCCCGGATCTGCCGTCACCCCCCACTACCAGGCACCGTTCCGCTTCACCGGCACCCTCCGCAGCGTCACCGTCGACCTGTCCGGCGACCTCATCGTCGACGCGGAGAGCGAGATGCGCATGCACATGGCCCGCCAGTGA
- a CDS encoding helix-turn-helix transcriptional regulator, which yields MSGTEAGHDPRLRMWGPVCQAVALLLGPYAEVVLHDPETDRVLQIWNPMTTRRAGDPSLLGELDALAPSAQDVYGPYPKMLVDGRRLSSVSAVLRDAQDRPSAVLCINLDRTPLEQAAAVLSAFGAPVVQRPEPLFEEDWSERIQHVIGGYVRETGRPVERMTRQDRLAVLSRLDEARVFAVRRATPVVAGALRVSRSTVYGLLAELRAPSTKD from the coding sequence ATGAGTGGAACAGAAGCGGGCCACGACCCTCGTCTTCGGATGTGGGGACCGGTGTGCCAGGCCGTCGCACTGCTGCTCGGCCCGTATGCCGAGGTAGTCCTGCACGATCCGGAAACCGACCGGGTGCTTCAGATCTGGAACCCGATGACCACCCGCCGCGCGGGAGATCCTTCACTGCTCGGCGAGCTGGACGCGCTCGCCCCGTCGGCTCAGGACGTGTACGGGCCGTACCCGAAAATGCTGGTGGACGGCCGTCGCCTGTCTTCGGTCAGCGCGGTCCTGCGGGATGCGCAGGACCGGCCGTCGGCGGTGCTGTGCATCAATCTCGACCGCACTCCGCTGGAACAGGCCGCGGCGGTCCTGTCCGCCTTCGGTGCGCCGGTCGTGCAGCGCCCGGAGCCACTGTTCGAGGAGGACTGGTCCGAGCGCATCCAGCATGTGATCGGCGGCTACGTCCGCGAGACGGGGCGCCCCGTCGAACGCATGACCCGCCAGGACCGCCTGGCCGTCCTCAGCCGCCTCGACGAGGCCCGGGTGTTCGCGGTGCGCCGCGCCACCCCGGTCGTCGCCGGGGCGCTGCGGGTGTCCCGGTCCACCGTTTACGGCCTGCTGGCCGAGCTCAGAGCACCCAGCACAAAGGACTGA
- a CDS encoding transposase family protein: MVPHPAALDLPHALVEWVSMLIVTREGERRCKLPPHQRALVGLVYLRRHDTLAQIAAGFGISVGTAHTYVKAVVQHLSGLAPGLLRVLRETDPDYVLLDGTLAECDRVGDSRTDFSQKHRRHGVIVQVVADPAGNLLWISPALPGRTHDLTAARTHRIIRICERQGVPVLADRAYIGAGPWVTTPIRRLPGRDLTTTQQTINRALAAARAPVERSIARLKSWQILRRARCSPNRMTVIAAAVLTLERQR; encoded by the coding sequence TTGGTTCCCCATCCTGCCGCACTCGACCTGCCTCATGCTCTGGTCGAGTGGGTATCCATGCTCATCGTCACCCGTGAGGGTGAGCGGCGCTGCAAGCTCCCGCCCCACCAGCGTGCCCTCGTCGGCCTGGTCTATCTTCGCCGGCACGACACGCTCGCACAGATCGCCGCCGGCTTCGGCATATCCGTCGGCACCGCCCACACTTACGTCAAGGCCGTCGTCCAGCACCTGTCCGGCCTGGCGCCGGGCCTCCTGCGGGTCCTGCGCGAGACCGACCCGGATTACGTCCTGCTCGACGGGACACTCGCCGAGTGCGACCGGGTCGGCGACAGCCGGACCGACTTCTCCCAGAAGCACCGCCGTCACGGCGTGATCGTGCAGGTCGTCGCCGACCCCGCGGGCAACCTGCTGTGGATCTCACCCGCGCTGCCCGGCCGCACCCACGACCTGACCGCGGCCCGCACCCACCGCATCATCCGGATCTGCGAACGCCAGGGCGTCCCCGTCCTCGCCGACCGCGCCTACATCGGGGCCGGCCCCTGGGTGACCACACCTATCAGACGGCTTCCCGGCCGGGACCTCACCACAACCCAGCAGACGATCAACCGGGCCTTGGCAGCGGCGCGAGCACCGGTCGAACGAAGCATCGCGCGACTCAAGTCCTGGCAGATCCTCCGCCGGGCCCGCTGCAGCCCCAACCGGATGACCGTCATCGCCGCAGCCGTCCTCACCCTGGAACGTCAACGCTGA
- a CDS encoding BlaI/MecI/CopY family transcriptional regulator: MVEDGREARRPHGELVADVLAILWEATEPLTLQQINTALGRDLARTTVTTILSRLHEKGILV; the protein is encoded by the coding sequence ATGGTGGAGGACGGTCGGGAAGCGCGGCGCCCGCATGGTGAGCTCGTCGCGGACGTGCTGGCGATCTTGTGGGAGGCCACCGAGCCGTTGACGCTGCAGCAGATCAACACCGCGCTCGGGCGAGACCTGGCCAGGACGACGGTGACGACGATCCTGTCCCGCCTGCACGAGAAGGGAATCCTGGTGTGA
- a CDS encoding ornithine cyclodeaminase family protein, translating to MTLPVFGLTDIERTVTSRQVLDTVQDGLIAHAEGRTSVPPPLHLAFPEADGDCHVKAGWITGAAHFTVKIATGFYNNSALGIPSNHGLVCVISTRTGQIRALLDDRGLLTAWRTAAAGALITHAMARPDATTLAVFGTGEQARLQATWLAELRTVSTVLVHGRTLHRTKALCEQLHQHGLNARPAAAQEAAAADMIITATAATTPVLNATHVREGTHVTGIGTDMPHKNELPPALFHRAQVIATDDHAQCIDHGDFGHAVRAGATTQDSDIPAGELLKTPLDRPETAITVADFTGVGALDAALASTVLNQLMR from the coding sequence ATGACTCTCCCGGTTTTCGGCCTGACCGACATCGAGCGGACGGTCACCTCGCGGCAGGTCCTGGACACCGTCCAGGACGGGCTGATCGCCCACGCCGAAGGCCGTACCAGCGTGCCGCCCCCGCTCCACCTGGCCTTCCCCGAAGCCGACGGCGACTGCCACGTGAAAGCCGGCTGGATCACCGGCGCCGCCCACTTCACCGTCAAGATCGCCACAGGCTTCTACAACAACTCCGCCCTCGGCATCCCCTCCAACCACGGCCTGGTCTGTGTCATCAGCACCCGCACCGGACAGATACGCGCACTCCTCGACGACCGCGGCCTGCTGACAGCCTGGCGCACCGCCGCCGCGGGCGCCCTGATCACCCACGCCATGGCCCGGCCCGACGCCACCACCCTGGCCGTCTTCGGCACCGGCGAACAAGCCCGCCTCCAGGCCACCTGGCTCGCCGAACTCCGCACCGTCAGCACCGTGCTCGTCCACGGCCGCACCCTCCACAGAACCAAGGCCCTGTGCGAACAACTCCACCAACACGGACTCAACGCCCGGCCCGCAGCGGCCCAGGAAGCCGCCGCCGCCGACATGATCATCACCGCCACCGCGGCCACAACCCCCGTCCTGAACGCCACCCACGTGCGCGAAGGCACCCACGTGACGGGCATCGGAACAGACATGCCCCACAAGAACGAGCTCCCGCCCGCGCTCTTCCACCGCGCACAGGTCATCGCCACGGACGACCACGCCCAGTGCATCGACCACGGAGACTTCGGCCACGCCGTCCGCGCCGGAGCCACCACTCAGGACAGCGACATCCCGGCGGGCGAACTCCTCAAAACACCTCTCGACCGCCCCGAAACAGCCATCACAGTCGCCGACTTCACCGGCGTGGGCGCACTCGACGCCGCGCTCGCCTCAACCGTCCTCAACCAGCTCATGCGGTAA